A part of Mucilaginibacter defluvii genomic DNA contains:
- a CDS encoding DUF4271 domain-containing protein — protein MLCGSAAAQTDSAETEYTPEPDTTYYQAPRQYHMLDSVAYAAKLQEQAVSDSLAMLFIKTPDPERPNQFVEQMLDKYLYKGYGFYDIKPTSKATAGTGIGRAVRGRWVIGVVVALLLYSGILRLTIGRDVDNILRSAFKMQLFSQTDEGTPITFWTFAGLLVLLGFTFGLFLYQLSVYYQVYYELAGMALYLSISLAVLLLFAFKILLLKFIGWVFVIKEITERYITILCLTYFTVAILFLPVVVCLTLINPQLTQIVLLIALMMAGIILIWLYLRNSVIIISSFKFPKFYLFIYLCALEICPVLILIKALNI, from the coding sequence ATGCTGTGCGGCTCTGCTGCGGCACAGACGGACAGCGCCGAAACAGAATATACGCCGGAACCTGATACAACTTATTACCAGGCGCCAAGGCAATACCATATGCTCGACTCCGTAGCGTATGCTGCCAAACTACAGGAGCAAGCCGTGTCAGACTCGCTGGCCATGCTCTTCATCAAAACACCTGACCCGGAGCGCCCCAACCAGTTTGTTGAACAAATGCTGGACAAGTATTTATATAAAGGCTATGGTTTTTACGACATCAAACCAACTTCAAAAGCCACCGCAGGCACCGGTATTGGCCGTGCGGTACGCGGCCGGTGGGTGATCGGTGTGGTGGTTGCCCTGCTTTTATACTCGGGCATATTAAGGTTAACCATAGGCCGCGATGTGGACAACATCCTGCGTTCCGCATTTAAAATGCAGCTTTTTTCGCAAACCGACGAAGGCACCCCTATTACCTTCTGGACATTCGCAGGCCTGCTCGTTTTGCTTGGTTTTACGTTTGGCTTGTTCCTTTATCAACTATCCGTTTATTACCAGGTATATTATGAGCTTGCGGGCATGGCCTTATATTTATCTATATCGCTCGCAGTATTGCTGCTTTTTGCTTTTAAAATACTGCTGTTAAAGTTTATAGGCTGGGTGTTTGTAATAAAGGAAATTACCGAACGTTACATTACAATTTTATGCCTCACTTACTTCACGGTGGCCATTTTGTTTTTGCCGGTGGTGGTTTGTTTAACATTAATTAATCCGCAGTTAACACAAATAGTATTATTAATTGCGTTAATGATGGCCGGCATAATTTTAATTTGGCTATACCTGCGTAACAGCGTTATTATTATTTCAAGCTTTAAGTTTCCGAAATTTTATTTATTTATCTATCTTTGTGCCCTCGAAATTTGCCCTGTTTTAATATTGATAAAGGCACTTAATATATAA